A region of Bacillota bacterium DNA encodes the following proteins:
- a CDS encoding ATP phosphoribosyltransferase regulatory subunit has product MSAPTWLDGGAGSAVLRHRIERTVLDVLARWGYRGVETPLLEAVEESLGPAAGEAGHLGEEERWFGAVRLMDGGGRSWRLRYDATTALLRRASGLPGSGAGLRLAYATAVVRRDEEGEPVALGQAGAEYLGAPAPLGDAEAVGAAVDVLRALGLGPARVALGDTALVEELERAAGLPGSGEAGVATLLEALRGGDQVRAARLDRAGLAGLGGGLARARERLLAVGDGGGERDRFLALLEHLAALGLGEALEVDLQLVGRWPYYEGPVFELTVPAQGQPLGYGGRYRLPGGGLGGVGFALDVDRLAALLSGLAPRPEEASPDVVAFPAGAPPAAVWPRLAALRRAGYAVALAPDEVTAFRWAREAAEAGASPRLLRLEAGGERWLGRPTAGEAERGGAQGEAAGEGAGAWSPRH; this is encoded by the coding sequence ATGTCGGCTCCGACTTGGCTGGACGGCGGCGCCGGTTCCGCCGTCCTCCGTCATCGCATCGAGCGGACCGTCCTGGACGTCCTGGCCCGGTGGGGGTACCGCGGGGTGGAGACGCCGCTGCTCGAGGCGGTGGAGGAGAGCCTCGGCCCCGCGGCGGGCGAGGCGGGTCACCTGGGCGAGGAGGAGCGGTGGTTCGGGGCGGTCCGCCTGATGGACGGGGGAGGGCGCTCCTGGCGCCTCCGCTACGACGCCACCACGGCGCTCCTGCGGCGCGCCTCCGGCCTGCCCGGCTCCGGCGCGGGTCTCCGCCTTGCCTACGCCACCGCCGTGGTGCGGCGGGACGAGGAGGGCGAGCCGGTTGCTCTCGGGCAGGCGGGCGCCGAGTACCTGGGCGCCCCGGCTCCGCTGGGCGACGCGGAGGCGGTGGGAGCGGCCGTCGACGTGCTGCGGGCCCTGGGGCTGGGGCCCGCCCGCGTCGCCCTGGGCGATACGGCGCTGGTCGAGGAGCTGGAGCGGGCGGCGGGGCTGCCGGGGTCGGGCGAGGCGGGCGTGGCCACGCTCCTGGAGGCGCTGCGCGGCGGCGACCAGGTGCGCGCGGCCCGCCTCGACCGCGCCGGACTGGCCGGGTTGGGCGGCGGCCTGGCGCGGGCGCGTGAGCGGCTGCTGGCGGTGGGCGACGGAGGCGGGGAGCGCGACCGCTTCCTCGCGCTCCTGGAGCACCTGGCGGCGCTGGGACTGGGCGAGGCGCTGGAGGTGGACCTGCAGCTGGTGGGCCGCTGGCCGTACTACGAGGGGCCGGTCTTCGAGCTGACCGTCCCCGCCCAGGGGCAGCCGCTGGGCTACGGCGGCCGCTACCGGCTTCCCGGCGGCGGGCTGGGGGGCGTCGGTTTCGCGCTGGACGTCGACCGCCTGGCGGCGCTTCTCAGCGGCCTCGCTCCCCGTCCCGAGGAAGCCTCCCCCGACGTGGTCGCCTTCCCCGCCGGGGCCCCGCCGGCGGCGGTCTGGCCGCGCCTGGCCGCGCTCCGGCGCGCGGGCTACGCGGTGGCGTTGGCGCCCGACGAGGTGACCGCCTTCCGCTGGGCGCGGGAGGCGGCGGAGGCCGGCGCCTCTCCCCGGCTCCTCCGTCTCGAGGCGGGCGGCGAGCGCTGGCTCGGCCGCCCGACGGCCGGCGAGGCGGAGCGGGGCGGGGCGCAAGGGGAGGCCGCCGGGGAGGGGGCGGGTGCATGGTCGCCGCGGCACTGA